A window of Amycolatopsis australiensis contains these coding sequences:
- a CDS encoding dienelactone hydrolase family protein, whose product MASKPKQLLAELTHPGPHEVLRGNLALVGLPGVVFTPRAGLGLPAVAFGHGWLQPPERYRQLLHHLASWGIVAAAPATQRGPLPSHRLLAADLMTTLDVVTTVRLGPDGISVDPAKLGLAGHSTGGGSAVLAAAQDAPAEHPRIKAVATIAAAQTLPPATESAKAITVPGLHLAAEEDLVAPKVGHAEAITNAWGGDDVQLRTLGKATHLGVTEGRHWSQLIMHGKPHRKTQQLTRALFTAFFLTHLTGTDKYRPLLEADVKRATIEREEEPAH is encoded by the coding sequence ATGGCCAGCAAGCCCAAGCAGCTGCTCGCGGAGTTGACGCACCCGGGCCCGCACGAGGTCCTGCGGGGCAATCTCGCCCTGGTCGGCCTGCCCGGCGTGGTCTTCACGCCACGCGCCGGCCTCGGGCTGCCCGCCGTCGCCTTCGGGCACGGCTGGCTGCAGCCGCCCGAGCGGTACCGGCAGCTGCTGCACCACCTCGCCAGCTGGGGCATCGTCGCCGCCGCGCCCGCGACGCAGCGGGGGCCGCTGCCGTCGCACCGGCTGCTCGCCGCCGACCTGATGACCACCCTCGACGTCGTCACGACCGTGCGGCTCGGACCGGACGGCATCAGCGTCGATCCCGCCAAGCTCGGCCTCGCCGGGCACTCGACCGGCGGCGGCTCGGCCGTCCTCGCCGCGGCGCAGGACGCGCCGGCCGAGCACCCCCGGATCAAGGCCGTCGCCACCATCGCCGCCGCTCAGACGCTGCCGCCCGCCACCGAGTCGGCGAAGGCCATCACCGTTCCCGGCCTGCACCTCGCCGCCGAAGAGGACCTGGTCGCCCCGAAGGTCGGGCACGCCGAGGCGATCACGAACGCCTGGGGCGGCGACGACGTCCAGCTGCGCACCCTCGGCAAGGCGACCCACCTGGGCGTCACCGAGGGCAGGCACTGGTCACAGCTGATCATGCACGGCAAGCCGCACCGCAAGACGCAGCAGCTCACGCGCGCGCTGTTCACGGCGTTCTTCCTCACGCACCTGACCGGCACCGACAAGTACCGGCCCCTGCTCGAAGCCGACGTCAAGCGCGCCACCATCGAACGCGAGGAAGAACCCGCGCACTGA